A genomic window from Purpureocillium takamizusanense chromosome 2, complete sequence includes:
- a CDS encoding uncharacterized protein (COG:S~EggNog:ENOG503P7FT) — protein sequence MTVDQSTRIAPTVSTDALAGSESVAAHDISVPDYYRANPDVNALIVGAVVFCGDEILVIQRAAGDFAGLMWEVPGGCCEADKDSTVLAGVARELLEETGLHLRSIKRVVDEVDIPDHQKVDFMWRKVTFEVEVEEGHGLAAADKREIMTAAVKLEPDEHQDWGWASESQVKEKKWPKGTLDSLSLQHESILQAFRTRTG from the coding sequence ATGACAGTCGATCAAAGCACTCGGATTGCGCCGACGGTCAGCACAGACGCCCTAGCAGGGTCTGAGTCGGTAGCAGCGCACGACATCTCGGTACCCGACTATTACCGTGCCAATCCAGACGTCaacgccctcatcgtcggcgccgtagTATTTTGCGGCGACGAAATTCTTGTTATTCAacgggcggcaggcgacTTTGCGGGCCTGATGTGGGAGGTCCCGGGGGGTTGCTGtgaggccgacaaggacagCACCGTTCTCGCGGGCGTGGCAAGGGAGCTCCTGGAGGAGACTGGTCTGCATCTGCGAAGCATCAAACGCGtggttgacgaggtcgacatTCCGGACCACCAAAAGGTCGATTTCATGTGGCGCAAGGTCACtttcgaggtcgaggtcgaagagGGCCACGGCCTTGCGGCAGCGGACAAACGGGAAATCATGACGGCTGCGGTCAAGCTCGAGCCGGATGAGCACCAGGACTGGGGATGGGCGAGCGAAAGCCAGGTGAAGGAGAAGAAGTGGCCCAAGGGTACTTTGGATTCATTGTCGCTGCAGCACGAGTCTATACTGCAGGCATTTCGGACGCGGACAGGATGA